TTCAGGTCGCGTTGGTTATCCGGGCTATGAAAGCCTTTGTCGTAGCTGATCGATCGCAAGTTTGGAAAACGTTGCTTGGTCTCTTCGATAATGGACACTGCGATGTCGCTATCGACAACTTTTTCCATGACCTGATGATGCAGGATAAAACGATACTGATCTTCGATAATACAGACCCGTAATCCCAACTCAACCGGCACTCCCGCCTTGCCTTTACTGATCCACTCGGTGTGTGGCTGAAAAATTGAAAAGACTTTCTCCGCATGCGGAATAACCTCGTCATTTATCCGACGACGAATTTGCCCCATTTGTACCTCAGCATGAGCAATATAGCCGTTAAGCTGGCTGAGCCGCAACGGATTTAAGCCACCCAGTTCTGCGCCGGTACGCACTGCCCGTTGTAACTGATAATCGACTGCCGCAAGGTAATCGAGGAGTGCTTGCTTTATTTGTTGATCTTTGAGAGCTTTCTTTTCCGGCTTTTTTGATGTCGAGTGCTTGAGCTGTTGCACAATACGACGCATTCTTTTGATATGCCGGATGTTATGATCGTATTGGCGCCATTGACTTAATCCTTCATCAAAAGACCATTTCGCACAGACCTCAATGGCTTTGCGAATGGCATCGAACAACTGGCTTGTATCAGCAGGAAAGTGAACGTTGGTTTCCACCACAAACGAATCACCTCGGGCCATTAAAGGGAAATTTTCTTCCTCTTTTTTTTTACTAACGTATGACCTGCACGGACAATTTCCTGGTTGATTCGATCAAGCAATTCGGGGGTAAACAGTCGGACATTATCTTTGATGGTCTGGAGTTCATAAGATGTTTTATCAGTCCAATCGTTGTGACCAAGCATCTGGCGAAGCGTATCGTGGTGATTGACCAATTCATGAAGCCGATCGTAATCAGCGTTGATTCCCAGTCGAACGACACCCAGTACCAAAATTGCCCATTGCTCCATACCGGGACGCCCTGTGTTTGGGTCAGCTTTTCCTTCTCCTTTTTTCCGTTCAGGACGAACCTCTTCGAGGATGGCAAAAACACGCTTGCGCAACTCCTCGTCGGTGTAGATGCCCTGAAGGCCCCTCAAGATTTTTGGGATATCATCTCGTGATTTCGGATCGAAAACAATGGCAGAAATATCGGTACGACCGAACATCATTTGGTGGTTGATGACGCTACGCATAGTGGATTTCAAAAAACGAAGTTTGGAGTCTGTTTCTCTTTGAGGGCACCCCTGCAACACCTTTTCTCTATCAAAAATGCTTCTAATGGGGTATTATTACGCTTTAGCTCAGGGTCCGTCAAATATCTTTGACCATGAAATAACAATATAAACTATTATTTTATAATATCATAACAGTTTTTCGTTCATCCACTAATTATAGTTGAGCAGTGTCGCGCTTGGCCCGCCCTTTTCGTCTGCCCAAGGATAATCTCGAACTTTCTGCACAGCTTCACCCTGCCGTCCCCCTGCGGCCCACTCCCACTCAACTTCCGTCGGCAGGCGGTAAGAGTCTGGTCTATCCTCAAGCTGCGAGAGCCAGAGACAGTAGGCCTGGGCGGCGTACCAAGGAATACCAACAACCGGCTGTTCGTCACCACCGAATTTCCGATCTTCATCATTCTCCGAACGAAACAATGCAGCAAGGTCGTTTTTACCCTTTTTGAGCCATGGGGCAAAATCCGTACCCCATCGGTCATTTTGTGCAATGTCTTTTATTTTTTTCTGTAGTGCGGTCTCTTTCCCAAGTGCAGCAATAAATGAGCGGTAGAGTTTATTGGTTACTGGGCACTTGGCAAAATAGAGATCTTCTACACGTTTTTCTTCGTTTGTTTTCGAGAAAAGGTAACTCCCTTTCCTTATCAGGATGTACTGCACGCCATCTTCATATGTATTGCTGATGATACGGGGCCGTTGTTTTGGCTGGCTGTCATGGTTTGTTTTCTCTTTTTCTCTCGGCGGAAGATTACGCTTGATACCAGCTCTCCGTTCAAGTTGGATAATAAGCCCATCAGCTTTATCAAGTACCCGCTGTTTCAGGTTATTATCAGGTTCTTGCATTTTTTTGGCTCGCTCGTGAAAATTCCGAACAGCATCAAGTGCAGCAGACTTATTGATAACCTCAAGACAATCAAGCACATGCCACTGTACTCCCAGTGAAAGTTTACTGTCTTTGAGCTTTCGGCATAACGCCCCGGTTGAGCACTCCCTGGATTCCCGGATCAAGGTTTTCATCAACTGCAACTTTCGTTGCAACACATCGGTCGTTATTTCCGGATTGAACAACTGATTCATAAAGCCGTCAAAAATATCCGCATCGATCTGGGCGAAATAAAACCGCAGCGTTTCATCCCATTCCCACTTACGGTCATCATAATGCTGAACGATCGAGCGGATAAACGCATCCGATTTGCTGCAACGCAGCATCTCCAAACTTGCCAGATATTCCTGAAACGTCTTGTGCCAGAATCGGAATGCCTTCCCGTTCGGTTTCAGAATTCCACTTCTGTTTACCATAAAACCGAAAAACGTGTCAAGCCCGACTGTTGTATTGATCGATTGAAAACGGCTTTCCATAATCTCTTTCATTTCGCCCTCAGAAAGATCGAGACAGGTTTTTTTTTGCATGGTATAGGCAAGAAGTCCGAGAACCGTTGCTGACTGTTCCGGATCGATACCATACGATATCTGCCGGGCGTTATCCCTGCCATGAAGCAGATACACGATGACAACACGATACAAGGCTATTCTGGAATCAGGTTTAAAATCCCGCAGCTTGTAGAGCAAAGCCATAAGCTTCAACAGCAGAGGAATACCTGCAATCTGCTGCAAACCCTTTTTCTTCTTTTCCGTTTCCTCGCTGTTCATCTCTTCGCTCTTATCGCCTTCTTGAGGATAGAGATATGCATATAGTTCCCTTGCCTTATCGTCCGGAGGGGTAGTATCGTGTATCGTGAAGCCCCGCTCCTTTTCAAATTTCGAAGCAGCCCTGAACCACTTCAATAAAAAGTCCCATTGCTGGTCAGGCTCAAGATCATCCAGAGCAGCCCGCCTGTGACTTTGAATGAGTTCAACGCCATCACTGGTCACATATCCGGTTTTGCGTGTGGTTACAATAAAAAAACGATTGGGATAGGCATGACCTTCTTCGTCAATCCATTGGCAGATGGCTTTCCGTTTTTCAAGTTCAGTGACCTCGTCAAGACCGTCAAGCAAAACAAGAACCCTCTCCGTTTCACCCATCCCCCGCCACCATGTTTCCGCTTCATCGGCAGCAAGAGATAACGACCTGTTAAGCTCAACAATCTGCGCAGCCAACCGCACAGGTTTATTGTGGGCATCAAAATTCAGTTTGCGCAATTCAAGAAACAGAACCCGGACGCTGGCAGCTTCGGGAAAAAGTCGCCCATGATCACCTTCGAGGCAGAGCATCGCATAATGCTGCAGTAACGTGGTCTTGCCAGAGCCTGGATCGCCGATCAGAAGCAGAACATTGGTACGGGCATTCCCATGAAATATTTCCTGAAGCAGTGCATCCTGTGACATTTTTTTCGTTTCAACGGAATGCCCTTTATCATGAGCATCCACTTTGCCGTACAGCTCACTGATGTGAAGATCGATAAACACATCCTCAAGTGGAATCTCGATATCCTGATAATTGTCGAGCCCGCGTGATGCAACTATTCCGAACTGGTTCCTCAATGATTCACGGTAGCGCTCGTAGCTATTTATCTCTGGTCGCCCTGAAGCAGTAACCATACCGTTATCACAAGCGATCAAAGGTAGCGAGCTGACTTGCTGATCAGCATTACGCCCCGGAACAGGAAACTGTTTCGTATATGATGGTAACGGATAAAGACTGGTATCAAGTGTCCAGACTTCACGAGGAGTACCCTCATAACGGATGGGGAAAATCGTTACCCCGCTTCCGTCGAAAGTTGCATACATGGAGGACTTTGACCATTGCCCTTTCTGGTATGCAGCTCCTGCAGCAAGCTTCAGATATCCGCCATTTTCGGCAACAATGCTTTTCGTTGAGGTTTGATGGTAATGCCCCTGAAGCAAAAGATCGACTGACTCTTCAAGCTTTGCTTCGATATTTGACTGCTCTATCGGACTCAACCAGTCGAGAGGGTGATGAATCATGGCAACTTTGAGATCGGCTGCTTCAAACTGCTTCTTTGCAGCATCGAAACAGCGGCAACCAATGAAGAGCTTTGCATGGTCATGATCGTCAATGCAGAAGAGGGCACTGTTCAGGGGCAGAACGGCAAGACGGAGTCCGTTGATCGTTACGAGTTCTACCGAACTGCATGTTGTGTTTGTCGGGAACGAGCGGATGGTTTTGAAATAGTCGTTATACCATGACGAGAATGCCTGAAATTTATCCCTCAGTTGTGGAAAAGTTGAGTCAGGATCAAAGTACTCGTCGGCATCTTCAGCGTTATCGAGATTGCGATGGCTCCACTTGCCCATCTTGCGGTCAACATCATGGTTACCGGGTATTATGAAAAGGCGATCACGATTGAGCCCAGCAGCTTCAAGCAGGTCATCACAAAATATTGTGGCCGCGTCATACTCTTTTGCCTTTCCGTTCTGCGCAATATCACCGGTTGCAAAGATGAGATCCGGGACTTGCTCCCCTTTTTCGCGGAACTGCCTGACTGAAGAGACAAGGGATCGAAGAATAACCTCCTGACTGTAAGGGCCTTTGTCACTCAGGTGGAAATCCGAAACATGCAGCCAGGTAAGAGCCATGTGATTGAATTGAATGAATTAACCGCGACAAAGATGAAGCGCCTGCAATATAGTGTATTCTTTGGGGATCGGGAAAGTAATGGGTATCCCTGCAATGGAGGTCGAGGGGGCTGGGAACCTGAACTATTTTGTTTTAAGGGGCATCATGGATATACTACAAACGGCCTGTAGCAAGTTTGGCGGTGCTGGCCGATGAAAACAAGCAGTGGAAACCCACCTCTTATGGTTTTGCCGTGCTGGGATGCCGCCATACGCTGGAGTTCCCGGTTGCCAAGCTGACCGATTATGAAGACAAACTCGATGAGCTGCTGGCATCAAATAACGCTTTTGGATGGATTACGGCGGCACACATCCTGACACAAAAAACCAGAACGCAGGATCAGGAACGGTACAACGCAAAACTCAGCTTACTGCGAATACTGTACGAACGGCATCGGAATATACAGCGCGTTATCAATTTATTCAATGTCATTGACTGGCTGATGCAACTGCCGGAGTGGTTGAACAGCGAGGTCTGGCAAGAACTTGAAACAATCGAGGAGAGGGAAAAAGTGCAATACATTACCAGCGTAGAACGAATTGGCATAGCCAAAGGCATGGCTAAAGGACGTGTTGAGGGTAAATCCAGCCTACTGAAAAGGCAACTTGAACGCCGCTTTGGCGTGTTGCCCAAATGGGCATCAGATCAGTTAGAGAATGCCAAAGAGGAGGAACTGGAAGCCTGGAGTGAAACGATTCTCACAGCCCCGACCCTGGAGGCCGTTTTCAGAGAGGCTGACCCCTCATAACAAATTTACTGTCTCCGGAAAACTGTAGAATACACGCAGTATATTTTTTGGAAAAAAGACCGGGATGATGGAAGAGGGAATGGACCATCATTCTGTTCAGAGGCATTCATCCGGCTTCGCTGTGTTATCTGCATAAGCGTATAGCGGCTGATTTGATAACCCTGAAAGAGATACTCGCTTTTTCAAAAATATCGTCGGACCACCTGCGGTGGGTTTTGTTGATTGTGCGGAATGAGCTGCCAACTGACTACGGGACGAAAACAGGGCGGAAGCCAACGTAGTTATACCGGTAGTCGGGGGTGTTGAAGTACCGATACGCCGACCGACAGAACTCGGCATCGTAGTACCAGCTCCCGCCACGAATAACACGGTTCGAACAAGTCTCTTCATTGTACCAACTATCCGTCCATTCCCATACGTTTCCAGCCATATCGTACAGCCCTTCGGGTGTTGCTCCTTCGGGATAACTGCCGACTGGTGTGGTTGCGCCGACATTGCCATCATAGTTGAGCAATTTCGAGTCAGGTTCTCGCTTCTCGTCTGCCCAGGGATACTTTCGAACTTTCTTTCCGATTGTTCCCTGCCTGCCTCCTGCGGCCCACTCCCACTCAACTTCCGTCGGCAAACGGTAAGAATCTGGTTTATCTTCACACTGCGAAAGCCAGAGGCAGTAGGCTTGAGCGGCATACCAGGTAATGCCAACAACCGGCTGATCGTCACCACCGAATTTCCGGTCTTCATCATTCTCCGAACAAAATAATGCCGCAAGGTCGTTTTCACCTTTGTTGAAATAGCCGGAAAATCCTGCATCCCAACTGTTGTTTTTTGCAATTTTCTTCAGCTCTTCCTGTAATTTTGATGATTCCCCAAGCGCAGCAATAAATGAACGGTAGAGTTTATTGGTTACCGGATATTTTGCGAAATAGAGATCCTTTTCTGCATTCTTCTGCTTTTTTGTCTCCGAGTCAAGGTAACTCCCCTTCTTTATCAGGATGTACTCGGCATTGTGTTCGTTGGGGTTGCGGAACGATATTGGCCGGTTTTCAAAATTGATGATCTGCGATGTAATCGTTTTCGGCGCTGCTTTTTCCATATTACCCGATTGAGCTGTTTTATCTTTCAGCTCTTGCAGAGTATACATCACCTCATCAGCACGATCGGCAACATCCTTGTTTTTTGCAAGATCTCTGGTTTTGAACTGTTCCAAAGTTTTGATGGCAGCAGATTTGCCGATGGTTTTCAGGCAGTCGAGAATCACCCGCTGACGACTTGCCGTATTTGTGGCGACAAGCAGTTTTGTGCAAAGTGCATCAACCTTTTTCAGGGGCGCCTCTTCTATGAGCGTCTGCAACAACCATTGCTGCTTGGGAGTCAGCTCGTCACTGACTGGCGAGTCAAAGAGCTTTTTCATGAAAAGATTGAAGATCTCTTCATCTCCCTGTGCAATAAAAAAACGGATCGGTTCATCCCACCAATCGTTGCCAAAGCCTGCAATCAGGTTTCCAAGATACCTGGTTGAACGCACTTTGGTAACGAGTTGAACTCCTGCCAAATATTCACGAAATGATTTATGGCGAAAGAGGTAATCGTGTGCTCCCGTCTCCACCAGCAAGCCTGACCGTTTAACCAGATAGTCGCAAAAATCATCAACCGAGGGCGGCTTATCCTGTTTATCAAGTTGCTCCTTCATCTTTTTGTGCATCTCTACCCTCGAAGCCTCATCCTTTTTGAGCTTTTCCTGCATCCAGAGCGAAAGCGGAGCAAGCACCTGTCGGGCACGTAGCGCTGAAAGAAGTGGGACAATCCCTCGGCGCTTGTCGCGGAATTCAAGCAGATAATCGAGTGATGCCTCATAGAGCTTTACACGACTGTCCGGCATATACTCTCTATCCTTCCACAGAATTGCCATGATCTGCAGAATCATTGGAATAGCCGCAAGCTGCCGCAGTCCCTTGTTCTTCTCCGCGTTAAGATGCTCAACAATGGTGATGGTTCGCGCCTCAGCCTCTTTTTGCTGCTTTTCCTGCCACTCCGCTTCCTCAAATCCCTTTTCACAAGGCTCTTTCAAAAATGCTGCCTTGAACCAATTTCTCAAAAACCGCTCCTGCTGTTCCGAAGTGAAATCCTGCACGTCGGCCCGTTCATAATCTGCCGCAAGCTCAACTCCTTCATCTTTGCGGTACCCCGTCGCTCGTGATGTGACCACAAAACAGGCGACAGTAAAGGTATTCAAGGCCGCATCAATCCACTTGCATACCTCAATTCGCTCTTGCGTGTTGCTGATTTCATCAAGACCGTCAAGCAGGACAAGTGAGGTTCCACTTTGCAACCAATCAACAAAACACTCTTTCTTGATGGCATGATGTTGCATGACAGACCAGCTTGCAAGGTTTGCCGGCAAGGTGTCGTAGTGACCTGCATGACTTGAAAGCTCTCTCAGTGGCAGATAAAAAACGTTGACCGGATCGGAAAAACCAAGCCTCGCAGAGTCTTCAAGTGCACGAAGGGCATAATATTTGAGAAGTGTTGTTTTGCCAGAGCCGGGATCACCGATAACGAGAAGCATTCGGCAGCCTCTCCGATCGCGAAATGCCCGCTTCATGATCTCATCGGGAGAAAAGATATGCTCACCCCCTTGCCAAAAACTCTTTTCAGGAACTGAATTGCCTTTATCCTGCCTGTCGGACATGCGCAGAGGGACAAAGGTATCGTCATTCAGGTTGACTTTGACGCTCTCGACACCCGGCAAACCAAGCATACGAATATAACCGAGCTCCTCTTTGAGAGTCGCCTGATAACGCTCTTTGCAGGGATGATGGAGTTTATCAGATTCTGGTGACTCGGCAGATGTACCTTTTGATAAAAAGAACGTTCCGGTATACAAGGGCGAAGGAAAGACGCTGGTATCAAGTGTCCACTTTTCATTTGGACTATCCTCATAGCGAATTGGAAAAATGGTCACCCGATTACCCTCGAAGGTAACA
The DNA window shown above is from Pelodictyon phaeoclathratiforme BU-1 and carries:
- a CDS encoding ISNCY-like element ISPph5 family transposase (programmed frameshift); the protein is MRSVINHQMMFGRTDISAIVFDPKSRDDIPKILRGLQGIYTDEELRKRVFAILEEVRPERKKGEGKADPNTGRPGMEQWAILVLGVVRLGINADYDRLHELVNHHDTLRQMLGHNDWTDKTSYELQTIKDNVRLFTPELLDRINQEIVRAGHTLGKKKEEENFPLMARGDSFVVETNVHFPADTSQLFDAIRKAIEVCAKWSFDEGLSQWRQYDHNIRHIKRMRRIVQQLKHSTSKKPEKKALKDQQIKQALLDYLAAVDYQLQRAVRTGAELGGLNPLRLSQLNGYIAHAEVQMGQIRRRINDEVIPHAEKVFSIFQPHTEWISKGKAGVPVELGLRVCIIEDQYRFILHHQVMEKVVDSDIAVSIIEETKQRFPNLRSISYDKGFHSPDNQRDLKALLEKVVMPKKGKLSKIDKAHESEPEFRRLRRQHSAVESAINALEVHGLDICPDDGIKGFNRYVALAVLARNIHRYGALLYKQDAKRHRGPYKKAA
- a CDS encoding DUF4351 domain-containing protein — encoded protein: MLADENKQWKPTSYGFAVLGCRHTLEFPVAKLTDYEDKLDELLASNNAFGWITAAHILTQKTRTQDQERYNAKLSLLRILYERHRNIQRVINLFNVIDWLMQLPEWLNSEVWQELETIEEREKVQYITSVERIGIAKGMAKGRVEGKSSLLKRQLERRFGVLPKWASDQLENAKEEELEAWSETILTAPTLEAVFREADPS
- a CDS encoding SUMF1/EgtB/PvdO family nonheme iron enzyme, whose translation is MALTWLHVSDFHLSDKGPYSQEVILRSLVSSVRQFREKGEQVPDLIFATGDIAQNGKAKEYDAATKFFDDLLEAAGLNRDRLFIIPGNHDVDRKMGKGLERTFNTKDDVDEYFDPQTPTPHLTQKFQAFSSWYNSYFSGIRSFPTNTTCSPVEILTINNCRIAVLPLNSALFSIDDRDVAQLFIGRLCLDNAREQLKRQAAAELTIALIHHPLDWLSQVERRNIKAALGESVDLLLHGHCHEIDAESIASANGGFIKLAAGAAYQTRKWPNSAMYVTFEGNRVTIFPIRYEDSPNEKWTLDTSVFPSPLYTGTFFLSKGTSAESPESDKLHHPCKERYQATLKEELGYIRMLGLPGVESVKVNLNDDTFVPLRMSDRQDKGNSVPEKSFWQGGEHIFSPDEIMKRAFRDRRGCRMLLVIGDPGSGKTTLLKYYALRALEDSARLGFSDPVNVFYLPLRELSSHAGHYDTLPANLASWSVMQHHAIKKECFVDWLQSGTSLVLLDGLDEISNTQERIEVCKWIDAALNTFTVACFVVTSRATGYRKDEGVELAADYERADVQDFTSEQQERFLRNWFKAAFLKEPCEKGFEEAEWQEKQQKEAEARTITIVEHLNAEKNKGLRQLAAIPMILQIMAILWKDREYMPDSRVKLYEASLDYLLEFRDKRRGIVPLLSALRARQVLAPLSLWMQEKLKKDEASRVEMHKKMKEQLDKQDKPPSVDDFCDYLVKRSGLLVETGAHDYLFRHKSFREYLAGVQLVTKVRSTRYLGNLIAGFGNDWWDEPIRFFIAQGDEEIFNLFMKKLFDSPVSDELTPKQQWLLQTLIEEAPLKKVDALCTKLLVATNTASRQRVILDCLKTIGKSAAIKTLEQFKTRDLAKNKDVADRADEVMYTLQELKDKTAQSGNMEKAAPKTITSQIINFENRPISFRNPNEHNAEYILIKKGSYLDSETKKQKNAEKDLYFAKYPVTNKLYRSFIAALGESSKLQEELKKIAKNNSWDAGFSGYFNKGENDLAALFCSENDEDRKFGGDDQPVVGITWYAAQAYCLWLSQCEDKPDSYRLPTEVEWEWAAGGRQGTIGKKVRKYPWADEKREPDSKLLNYDGNVGATTPVGSYPEGATPEGLYDMAGNVWEWTDSWYNEETCSNRVIRGGSWYYDAEFCRSAYRYFNTPDYRYNYVGFRPVFVP
- a CDS encoding SUMF1/EgtB/PvdO family nonheme iron enzyme: MALTWLHVSDFHLSDKGPYSQEVILRSLVSSVRQFREKGEQVPDLIFATGDIAQNGKAKEYDAATIFCDDLLEAAGLNRDRLFIIPGNHDVDRKMGKWSHRNLDNAEDADEYFDPDSTFPQLRDKFQAFSSWYNDYFKTIRSFPTNTTCSSVELVTINGLRLAVLPLNSALFCIDDHDHAKLFIGCRCFDAAKKQFEAADLKVAMIHHPLDWLSPIEQSNIEAKLEESVDLLLQGHYHQTSTKSIVAENGGYLKLAAGAAYQKGQWSKSSMYATFDGSGVTIFPIRYEGTPREVWTLDTSLYPLPSYTKQFPVPGRNADQQVSSLPLIACDNGMVTASGRPEINSYERYRESLRNQFGIVASRGLDNYQDIEIPLEDVFIDLHISELYGKVDAHDKGHSVETKKMSQDALLQEIFHGNARTNVLLLIGDPGSGKTTLLQHYAMLCLEGDHGRLFPEAASVRVLFLELRKLNFDAHNKPVRLAAQIVELNRSLSLAADEAETWWRGMGETERVLVLLDGLDEVTELEKRKAICQWIDEEGHAYPNRFFIVTTRKTGYVTSDGVELIQSHRRAALDDLEPDQQWDFLLKWFRAASKFEKERGFTIHDTTPPDDKARELYAYLYPQEGDKSEEMNSEETEKKKKGLQQIAGIPLLLKLMALLYKLRDFKPDSRIALYRVVIVYLLHGRDNARQISYGIDPEQSATVLGLLAYTMQKKTCLDLSEGEMKEIMESRFQSINTTVGLDTFFGFMVNRSGILKPNGKAFRFWHKTFQEYLASLEMLRCSKSDAFIRSIVQHYDDRKWEWDETLRFYFAQIDADIFDGFMNQLFNPEITTDVLQRKLQLMKTLIRESRECSTGALCRKLKDSKLSLGVQWHVLDCLEVINKSAALDAVRNFHERAKKMQEPDNNLKQRVLDKADGLIIQLERRAGIKRNLPPREKEKTNHDSQPKQRPRIISNTYEDGVQYILIRKGSYLFSKTNEEKRVEDLYFAKCPVTNKLYRSFIAALGKETALQKKIKDIAQNDRWGTDFAPWLKKGKNDLAALFRSENDEDRKFGGDEQPVVGIPWYAAQAYCLWLSQLEDRPDSYRLPTEVEWEWAAGGRQGEAVQKVRDYPWADEKGGPSATLLNYN